The nucleotide sequence TAACATCAGGGcaacgaggacgaggctATGCGATGTTGGCGACAGGCCCTAGAACAACTATATGACCCTCACGCGAACAGAATACTCCCCAATTTCAACCCTCGCTCCGAGACGGAGAAGGCGCTGGTGGAGAGTCTTCGTCAGTTGGAACTGCAGTGTAAGGAGCGGATTGACCTCCTCGAAGCCCTTCGTCTTTCTCGTCTGTCGGCCCCTCAGCATGACTCGCTGTCTTCCAGCAGCAGGCCCAGCAAATCATCATCCGACTCCCATGATGGCGGGATACCTGGGCAACAGGACGGAGGTTGGATCGGGAATGGTACCATCCCTGCCGTTAACTACACCGACTTATCGCGACCAAATACTTTGAGGCGACTTTCTTCACAAAACAGgacatcctcctcagaaCAGGCTGTTGCAAGCAGCCGCGGACCACAACACGGAAGCATGCCGCCACCCCTCTCTGCTCGAAAGCCGCTGCCATCGACAGCCTCGATACCGTCGCCCGAAAGAAAGCCCTCGAGAACGTCTAGCTCTGAACGACACACAATGCGCACCACGCTACGTACGGGCACAAGGGACAAGACACCGAAAGCGACACTGCGACGACAGCCACCAAACTCATCAGAGGTCCCAGTACCAAGCAAGGCGGCCACCCTAGCCTGGGGCACCTTGGGCCAACGAGAGAGCCTGGACCAGCCATCAGGAAGCAGCCCCATTTCACGTCCAGCTCCGAACACTCCTACTGTCCCTGAACAGTCACGCAGGAGCCTTGAGCTATCCAAACGGCTTTGGGACAGCAACTCAAGAAGACTGGTGACGCCTCGAACGAGGAGTCCGAACAAAGACACCGATAGTGCGCCTGCCACAGACCCGCGGCGCTCTGGAGAGTACCCCTTTCCACGAGCGTCATCGATTTCAATCAGTGCAGCTTCAACCGCTCTGAACGCTTTGGCTCTCAAGGAAAGTAGTGATCGTCGTTCGCCGGAAAGAGAGCATATCACGAGGCTGCGGACCGCGCCGCCTGAAACTCCGCGAAGTAGGGCGCAGAGGGACATTTTGAACAATGACTCCAATATGAGCGAAGGATTACCGGATAAATCGCTAACTAAGGAAACATCGCTTGATTCCGCTACCGTCTCTCGCAGGTCTGCGGGTGCTTCACTCTCAGCGGCGCGAATTAAGTCCACGCCAACTAGATCTGGTAACAAGAGGAAAACCCCACAGTTGGGGCACAACAATGATAGGGCTCGACCAAGGAGAAGCTCCTCACCTGTGCTATCCGAgagctcttcttcttcgttcGAAACCCCTGCCCGGCGACCCTCTGGACAACACAAGCGTTCGACAGTGGAGCGACAGAGAGAAGCTTCACTTATCGTGGACTCGATCATTCAGCCATCGGAAAGCTCCGAAGACGACGAGCCCACCAAGGAAGTCAAGTCATGGAAAAAGCGCAAGGCGGAGCTCCTCAAGAAACTGCCGCCTGGGGTGGATGAACACGCCGCAAAGCAGATTCTCAACGAGATCGTCATCCAAGGGGACGAGGTACACTGGAGCGACATTGCGGGGCTCGAAATAGCCAAAAATGCTCTTCGTGAGACTGTTGTTTATCCGTTTTTGCGGCCGGATTTATTTATGGGGCTGCGTGAACCGGCGAGAGGAATGCTCTTGTTTGGGCCTCCTGGTACCGGAAAGACGATGCTGGCGAGAGCCGTGGCCACTGAGAGCAAGtcaaccttcttctccatatCCGCCAGCAGCCTGACCAGTAAATATCTGGGGGAATCCGAGAAGCTCGTCAGGGCGCTCTTCAGTTTGGCAAAGGTACTGGCACCGAGCATCATTTTCGTGGATGAAATCGACTCGCTTCTCTCGCAGCGATCAGGTTCAGGTGAGCATGAGGCCACAAGACGAATCAAGACGGAATTCTTGATTCAGTGGAGTGATCTCCAGCGTGCGGCTGCGGGAAGGGAGGTTTGCGAACGAGACAAGGAAAGAGGTGATGCAAATAGAGTGCTGGTTCTGGCTGCAACCAATCTGCCATGGGCAATTGACGAGGCAGCGAGACGACGGTTTGTCAGGCGGCAGTATATACCACTGCCTGAGGCGGAAACGCGGGCGGTGCAGCTGAAGACGCTGCTGAAACAGCAGACACACACACTGAGTGATGAAGACATCAACACATTAGTTGCGATGACAGACGGTAAGTTGGCCCTAATCCTATACGCTATCTGTTTGGTTTTGAACCTGTTGCTGATGCGTCTCATCTCAAACAGGCTTCTCGGGCTCGGATATCACAGCATTGGCAAAAGATGCTGCGATGGGCCCTCTCAGATCTCTTGGAGACGCTTTACTGCACATGACAGAGAATGATATACGGCCAATTGGACTGTCCGATTTTATTGCCAGCTTGGCCACTATCAGACCAAGTGTGAGCAAAGCGGGCCTAAAGGAATACGAAGACTGGGCGAGGGAGTTTGGAGAGCGTGGTGGATGAGAAAGTCCCCTTTGGGCCAATAGAAGCATACACTTTACATGTCGACGCGAGCCTGGAGACTTTTGCTTATCTGTTTTTTTAAAAAGCATAGCTCAGGAGTTCATAGGGGGTTTGTTGctttggttggttggttagTTGGGGGCCAGGCAAGAACATAAACAGAGCAGCCATCTGCTCGTTAGGAAATAACACGAGTTCCCATAAGCATGCTTCCACAACATGGGGAGACATTATCTCCTGTCGAGCGATTGGCTCTGTCAGCCTTTGTCATGTTTCTGATGCCTAGTATTTCCACTCTTTGGTATATCTTGATGCTACAAACCTCCACCCAATATTGTATATATGTACACATGCACATGAACCATTCATGTTTCTTCCTGAAATCGTACACCTTTTTGACAGAGCCTAAAACCCAGACTCCGTCTCCCAATGCCTACTATCCGATGCACCCACCCCACTCCCTAACAATAACCCCaagtctttttattttcatTGCGTTTGCTTGGACAACCACCCgtacttcttcttcgtcctcaacTCGAGGATCAACGTCAGCGTCttcagctccttctccacctcggcAGCTTCCGCCTTTACAAACTGCAGAGACCTCTCTGTCTTTTCGGCGACGTCCTTCAggctcttcctcgcctcctttGCTTCTTTCTTGACCACCCTTTGCCTCACGAGCTCTTCGGCggaggggattggggggcGGGCCGAGATGGGGAGGCCGGCGCCGGGGGCAATGATGTGCTTGACTACGTGGCGCTTGGACTTGGAGGTGCGCCAGCCGGGGCTGATGGCGACGACGTCGCCCTGGCGGAGGGAGTTGGCGGGGTCGTGGACGAGATAAGTTTTCGGGTCGTCAaagtgctggtggtggtgaaggagggggagtaggTTAGTACAAGTAAGAGGTGAATTGGTCGGTGTTTAGTggggttgagaaggaggaggagggaggagggagggggaggggtttggtcGTATATAGTACCTTCTTGAGGAAGTTGTTCCACTTTAGCCCTCCCACGCGCACTTTGACCGTCTTGTCGATCAGCCCTGCGGTGACGACTACGCCGTGAATCTCCCGCATGGAGTTCAGCTGGGCGAGGTTCTTGGCTATTGAAGAGGAGGCCATCTTGATATGTGTGTTGATGTGTGCGTGTCTGTGGCCCCAAAAGCCAATTGCTTTTCTCCAAGTTTCCTCCTCCGTTTGGTTTGGCGACCTCTTCAACGTCTCGGTTCTCGGGCACTCTTGTTGTGGTGGATCTGTGCCGGTGGTTCGGGAATTTGGCGGGTTGGCGGAGTCGCAGCAGCTCAGAGTTCGCAAAATGAGGCTGTCGTCTCCCAAAATTTTGGAGCCTGCACTACCAAAAGCTAGAGTGGACGTTGAGATGGACCGGGGTTAGGCGAACCACCGTGCGGGTCATTCCTGTAAAGATGCCCGCCAGCCTGTGTGCCAAGACTTTCCTTCTGCACTGTGGACGAAAGCTCAGCCTTGTGCGCTCTGTGCCCCTGTTTCTCAACTCAATTGAAAAGGGGTGAATGCAAACATCGAGATTACATCACCAAAGATAGAGCACAAGCTCGCCCCAACACATATTCCCATAAAACACAGCAGTTAAAAATTAGAATTATTGTGGCTATCTTGCCTAGTGCACTAGGAAAACGCCTTGCGCTGTGCCCTTGTCCCGTTGATGCCATTGTAGAAAAAGTGTATGCTTAGTTGTCCCCTCGTTACCATAAATTCGTGATTGCAAACAGTTCCCCTAATCCAAAATCCCACACCTTTATTGCAACTCCCATGAGGGTAAGTATCCAACACCCCTCAAGTTACCGATTGAGCTGCAGCTGGTCAAGAAACCGGTGCAGGGCCAATCGGTGATGGCGTTTCGGACGGCGTCCGAACCTCAGCGCCAACTGCGGCTATAATTTTGGCCCTCCTTCGTGGTGGCGGGAGTTTCGGTGGCATCTTTTTCTGACCAGCCCCATTGACGTGCAAGTGAGGTACAGGCACCGGTGGATGAACGACAGGAACCCCGTGCTTATGTCGGGGCACTTCTGGTAGTGATTTCTGCGCCCTCAGAGTCCTAGGTGGCGGCGGTCTGGGTGGGCTGCCTCCATGCTCGGATTTGCCCTTGGCCTGCGCTGCCATATCCGACTTGCGACTAGGTGTCTTCACTCCGGGTTTCTCGGACACTTTGGCGATAACACTCACGGCACTACCGGTTTGTGACAGCGAGAGGCTGCCGATTGGACTGAGTGACGGAGATTCCGGCTCTTCTTCAGCCAGCCATGGGGTGCTGGCTACTCTGTCGAGCAGGCGTATTGTTGTCGGTTCGGGAGGCATAAAGTGCGCATTGCCGGTGCCTCGCAGGATGTCGATGAGACTGAGAATCTGACCCCTTTTGTAATGAGGCGGTTTGCTGAGTTGGGTATAAGCGAGCAAAGGGGCAAGTACCCTCAAGTAAGTGTGTCTCAAAATGTCCATCTCGCTCGGCAAATCAAGCAAGTTCCGTATGATGACATCCAGCAGCACATGGAGATCATTTGTGTAAAAATACTCGTACGTTGCAGATGTGGTAAAAAGCAGGTACAGCAGTTTGAGAATGAGCAGCTGCTGAGAGGTCTCTGTTTCCCGGTTGAGAAGCAGTATGATATTCTCTCCAAAGGTTCGATAGGAATCTCCATGAACGCCAAGAAGTTTGATGACGCGATTGGTGGTGGGCGAGATGGATGATGGTTCTGTCGCTGTCGATGTCGCTGCCACCATGTACTGTTCATTCAACACCAGCTGAAAGGCAGTTAGCGATAAAATTCCCAGAGCGATGAAATTCGGTAGCACTTACCAAAACCCGAATAACAGAATAGTGGTAAGGATCATTGGCGTCATCGGCTAGGGCTTCGATGAGTTGGAAGAGATACGTGACGAAGCCATCGTCAATTTGCATCAAATCCTCGTCCCGTAGCCGTTCAATGCGGGACATCTCATACATCAGCTGTAACAGAAGCCGATGTAATCGGGAATCCTTTCCCCCACACCCCTTGATCAACTCCAGCAACCGCACAAAGCACCCTTCCTTGATCATTTGTCGGAAtgtctcctcctcggcgcgGCCGTCGGACAGGAGAAAGTTGGCAATAACGTGGAGCGGCGCATACTCATCCTCCTGAAGCAGACTGTATATGATTTGGGTTCGCACATAGTCCTTATTGGCAGAAAACAGCGGGCTGTGTATTAACTGCTCGGAACAATTCGCaatctcgtcctcgtcgtcgaggtaTTCGTCCCGGGCTTTGGAAACCAAATCAAGCCATGAGCGCAAGGCGTTATCGAGAAGCTCGTAAGAATCGCATGGTGCAGAGAGGATCTGATTCAAGGCTGCAAAGATGGATCGCAATTAGCATGTTGTGTCTTGGGTCGAGCTGCCGTGCATTCTTCTTTACCTGCCCAGAATTGCTGCTCATTCTCAGCAGTCCAAGTGCCTTGGACATCGGCCATGTTCTCAGACGAGCCAGTGTTGTGAATGCAAATGGGTCATCACGATGGCTAGGTGTCCAGGTCGCATATAAGGAATTCCGAGAGGCGCAACGCACTTTGCGGTAAGACAATCCGGTGATCAGGGCGTTTTGTAGTTGGACTTGGGATGGTCCGCCTGACTGGTGGCTCTCTTGTGTTGGAGGGGCTGAAGCACTGCGCGTGACGGATCGAAATTCCCAATCTTCGGTTTGGCTGCCGAGACTCACGTTTCGCATGCACGGGCCACCTAATTAAGCCGGGATGACGTCGAATAGGTAGTGCCAGTGTCTTGGGTCCCTCTCGTCTTTTATCATGATTAATCATATCGATAGGTATTCTTCCTGTTCTAAGCCTATCTAACCTGCTCCATATATCTCCACCACACATTAATCTTCAGTCAAGGTATCAACTGAAACGATAGACAACAGCCACCAAACTATGCAAAAAACCAACACGTCCTTTGAACGCCCCCAACCATGAAAATACCCAGATCTATCATGTCAtgaaccctccccccatcatcatacaGACACAACTGCTATTCTTCCTCGTATATTTTGGCCCGTTCCGCATACTCTCGGATGTTGCTGACCACATAATCCTGAATTTCCCCCCCCCTGCCAGCCGCAATTCTCAGGATGAGCTCGTTGAGGTTGGACCTCCCCAAAATGTCAACGTGATCCGCCGTATTGGGTCCGCCACGAGGATTGAACCTTTCAGGTTCGTGTGGCATCTCCACCACAGTCACTTTCGCACCAGCTGGGTTGTACCGCTTCATATTCCACCCCTTATTGCACATATACCCGGTACTCATCAGGTTTACTGTCCCATCTCCTTCACCCATGACAACGCCGTGATCGACATCGCCTTGGATGAGGGCAGTGTCAATGGTCATGTTCAAGTTAGTGAGAGCTCCAAGCTCGGAAGAGCGGTAGTAGTAGGCCCGTTCGGTGGGCTTCCCTACGCCATAGAAACAGTACACCTTGAGGCTAGGGGCGAGAGGCAGACGAGTTTCCAGAGGGTTGATCCATTTCCTGGGATCAAGTTCGTTGGCTGTGACCTCCTTCATAGTGTGTGCCACGCCCTGGGAATAACTTCTTTTGACCGAATCCCGATACCAATCATCAGTCGTGTCGTATAGGTATTGCATTGCATCATCCACCGTAAAGTTTGTCTTTGGTATCGTCCAGTTCTGTTTGGTTCGAAAGTTGAGGAATGAACCAAAGCTCACTGCTTGACCGGGCTGGTCATCAGGTGCCCCATCAAGATCTCCCCAAATGGCATTGCCTCCCATTGGCAACATTGAGGACATGCCAGGCATGGCACGGAATATCTCGGCTCTCTCCTCTTTGCTAAGAAACTTCTCCAGTCCATACACTGCGAAAGCATTCAGTTGCGCCGTGTCACGCATCTCGCCCGATAATATCGCTGCGACATCCTTGACGGCCCCAAGCATGCATCCACTGACGTTGATCCATGAGTCAACATGTCTCTCCACCCAGTCGTCACCACCTCTGCCACCCTGCTCAGAGGCTACCCAGTGGAAAAAGTAGAAGACCACTTGGCTGCCCATGCTGTGTGATGTGAGGACAACCTTCTTGTTATCCAGCTTGACAGCCATCTCAATATGGGCTTTCAGTCTAGAGAAGTACTGGTCTCTCTTCTCCAAGTTCGGGTACGCTAGCCGCCAGTCGTACGCTGCCGTGAACGAGTTGGTCGGGTCATAACCCAAGGACGCTAGGTTTTCGATGATCTTGTTCCAAATCCAGTACCCGGTAATAAAGAAGTCAGTCGCGTCGAAGCCTTGTGCCGCCCTCAGTTTGATCCCCGGTGGGTCCAGCCCAGTTGTATGGTCCAACATGATGTGCCTCTTCCAATTCTCCTTGTCCATGACCAATGCCCTCATCATGCTCCAACTGCCCCAAAGCCGTTTCCGAAAATAAGGTAGCGATTCATTAGACGTTCCCCAGGACTCGAGACCAGTCGAAATAACACCGGGAATTAGAACCATTGGATGGTGTGAAGATAGGCCTTCGGAGCGAACCTTGAGGCCTACAGAGAAGGCATCGTAGCTTTCGAGAAAATCGCGTTCGCCATTCTGTCATGTGGGTGATCCATTAGCTTGACAGGTAATCATATCAAATTCCAGAGCGTGTGTGATTcactcaccaccagctcGCGCATATCCTTGACAAAACCTGCAGGAAGAATCTCGAACAAGTTGTCCATACTCAAGTCCCCGAGCTCGGGGAACTCGAAACCGATAAGGTCATTGCTTTTTGCAAAGAAACCGGCCGCAATGATACCAAACAAACTCCCGAGAAAGAAAATACCCGTTGTCTTCCTCTTTCGTGTTTCCTTTCGTTTGTGGACGACCTTGACTTTCTCGCCGGGTCTGACGGGGCTTTGGTTGCGAGGTGTCTGTGCGGGTGAAGGTTCGGTAGGTGtgtcgttgccgttgccgaaCACTCGTCGCCGCAGAGTGCTGGCCATCTCGAGACTGGTTTGGGCGGTGACTAGTGCGGTGTGGTGTGAATGCACCGTGGATGGGTAGACTTCAAGGAGGTGGTTCAGTATATCCAAATACTGAGGAGCGC is from Podospora pseudopauciseta strain CBS 411.78 chromosome 5 map unlocalized CBS411.78m_5.2, whole genome shotgun sequence and encodes:
- a CDS encoding uncharacterized protein (EggNog:ENOG503P6V8; COG:J), whose product is MASSSIAKNLAQLNSMREIHGVVVTAGLIDKTVKVRVGGLKWNNFLKKHFDDPKTYLVHDPANSLRQGDVVAISPGWRTSKSKRHVVKHIIAPGAGLPISARPPIPSAEELVRQRVVKKEAKEARKSLKDVAEKTERSLQFVKAEAAEVEKELKTLTLILELRTKKKYGWLSKQTQ
- the LRO1 gene encoding phospholipid:diacylglycerol acyltransferase (COG:I; EggNog:ENOG503NUWI; BUSCO:EOG092610KH) encodes the protein MASTLRRRVFGNGNDTPTEPSPAQTPRNQSPVRPGEKVKVVHKRKETRKRKTTGIFFLGSLFGIIAAGFFAKSNDLIGFEFPELGDLSMDNLFEILPAGFVKDMRELVNGERDFLESYDAFSVGLKVRSEGLSSHHPMVLIPGVISTGLESWGTSNESLPYFRKRLWGSWSMMRALVMDKENWKRHIMLDHTTGLDPPGIKLRAAQGFDATDFFITGYWIWNKIIENLASLGYDPTNSFTAAYDWRLAYPNLEKRDQYFSRLKAHIEMAVKLDNKKVVLTSHSMGSQVVFYFFHWVASEQGGRGGDDWVERHVDSWINVSGCMLGAVKDVAAILSGEMRDTAQLNAFAVYGLEKFLSKEERAEIFRAMPGMSSMLPMGGNAIWGDLDGAPDDQPGQAVSFGSFLNFRTKQNWTIPKTNFTVDDAMQYLYDTTDDWYRDSVKRSYSQGVAHTMKEVTANELDPRKWINPLETRLPLAPSLKVYCFYGVGKPTERAYYYRSSELGALTNLNMTIDTALIQGDVDHGVVMGEGDGTVNLMSTGYMCNKGWNMKRYNPAGAKVTVVEMPHEPERFNPRGGPNTADHVDILGRSNLNELILRIAAGRGGEIQDYVVSNIREYAERAKIYEEE
- a CDS encoding uncharacterized protein (COG:O; EggNog:ENOG503NUE2), with protein sequence MFGSRTASSAMSILQKTYDESYLTCSTAVYYESQGNEDEAMRCWRQALEQLYDPHANRILPNFNPRSETEKALVESLRQLELQCKERIDLLEALRLSRLSAPQHDSLSSSSRPSKSSSDSHDGGIPGQQDGGWIGNGTIPAVNYTDLSRPNTLRRLSSQNRTSSSEQAVASSRGPQHGSMPPPLSARKPLPSTASIPSPERKPSRTSSSERHTMRTTLRTGTRDKTPKATLRRQPPNSSEVPVPSKAATLAWGTLGQRESLDQPSGSSPISRPAPNTPTVPEQSRRSLELSKRLWDSNSRRLVTPRTRSPNKDTDSAPATDPRRSGEYPFPRASSISISAASTALNALALKESSDRRSPEREHITRLRTAPPETPRSRAQRDILNNDSNMSEGLPDKSLTKETSLDSATVSRRSAGASLSAARIKSTPTRSGNKRKTPQLGHNNDRARPRRSSSPVLSESSSSSFETPARRPSGQHKRSTVERQREASLIVDSIIQPSESSEDDEPTKEVKSWKKRKAELLKKLPPGVDEHAAKQILNEIVIQGDEVHWSDIAGLEIAKNALRETVVYPFLRPDLFMGLREPARGMLLFGPPGTGKTMLARAVATESKSTFFSISASSLTSKYLGESEKLVRALFSLAKVLAPSIIFVDEIDSLLSQRSGSGEHEATRRIKTEFLIQWSDLQRAAAGREVCERDKERGDANRVLVLAATNLPWAIDEAARRRFVRRQYIPLPEAETRAVQLKTLLKQQTHTLSDEDINTLVAMTDGFSGSDITALAKDAAMGPLRSLGDALLHMTENDIRPIGLSDFIASLATIRPSVSKAGLKEYEDWAREFGERGG
- the LDB17 gene encoding pre-rRNA processing (BUSCO:EOG09264MGU; EggNog:ENOG503NXI3; COG:T; COG:Z); translation: MADVQGTWTAENEQQFWAALNQILSAPCDSYELLDNALRSWLDLVSKARDEYLDDEDEIANCSEQLIHSPLFSANKDYVRTQIIYSLLQEDEYAPLHVIANFLLSDGRAEEETFRQMIKEGCFVRLLELIKGCGGKDSRLHRLLLQLMYEMSRIERLRDEDLMQIDDGFVTYLFQLIEALADDANDPYHYSVIRVLLVLNEQYMVAATSTATEPSSISPTTNRVIKLLGVHGDSYRTFGENIILLLNRETETSQQLLILKLLYLLFTTSATYEYFYTNDLHVLLDVIIRNLLDLPSEMDILRHTYLRVLAPLLAYTQLSKPPHYKRGQILSLIDILRGTGNAHFMPPEPTTIRLLDRVASTPWLAEEEPESPSLSPIGSLSLSQTGSAVSVIAKVSEKPGVKTPSRKSDMAAQAKGKSEHGGSPPRPPPPRTLRAQKSLPEVPRHKHGVPVVHPPVPVPHLHVNGAGQKKMPPKLPPPRRRAKIIAAVGAEVRTPSETPSPIGPAPVS